In Turicibacter sanguinis, a genomic segment contains:
- a CDS encoding ferredoxin — protein sequence MSKFSIVSKDECIACGACGAVAPDIFGYDDEGYAENIFEGDANTGTKEIADNLEADLIDAAEGCPTEAIKVQDSPFN from the coding sequence ATGTCTAAATTTTCTATTGTATCAAAAGATGAATGCATCGCTTGTGGTGCCTGTGGAGCAGTAGCCCCAGATATTTTTGGGTATGATGATGAAGGTTATGCTGAAAACATCTTTGAAGGTGATGCAAATACTGGAACTAAAGAAATTGCTGACAACTTAGAAGCTGATTTAATCGATGCAGCTGAAGGATGTCCTACAGAAGCTATTAAAGTTCAAGACTCACCTTTCAATTAA
- a CDS encoding pseudouridine synthase, whose product MERLQKVIAQAGIASRRKAEQLILDGKVTVNDKVVRELGTKVTGKEKIEVEGVPLQREKKVYYVLHKPRGYVSTVSDELGRRTVSDFFADRVSERVYPVGRLDYDTSGVLLMTNDGEFANKMMHPSGEIDKVYLARVKGIVLPENLKPFGKGIEIDGYKTKPASATLVSVDKKNQSSLVRLTIHEGRYHQVKKMFDAIGFPVKKLRREQFGTIDVQGLAAGEFRPLTPHEVKTLLTAANSTQVKKKLKFNKMRQF is encoded by the coding sequence ATGGAACGATTACAAAAAGTTATTGCTCAAGCTGGAATTGCATCTCGTCGTAAGGCAGAGCAATTAATTCTTGATGGAAAAGTAACTGTTAATGATAAAGTGGTACGTGAACTAGGAACAAAAGTAACAGGTAAAGAAAAAATTGAAGTAGAGGGAGTTCCGCTTCAACGTGAGAAAAAAGTTTATTATGTTTTACATAAGCCTCGTGGATATGTAAGTACTGTCTCAGATGAGTTAGGACGTCGTACGGTTTCAGATTTCTTTGCTGATCGAGTTTCAGAGCGTGTTTATCCAGTTGGACGTTTAGATTACGATACTTCAGGTGTTTTATTAATGACTAATGACGGTGAGTTCGCCAATAAAATGATGCATCCGAGTGGTGAGATTGATAAAGTTTATCTAGCACGTGTCAAGGGAATTGTATTACCAGAAAATTTAAAGCCATTTGGTAAAGGAATTGAAATTGACGGATATAAAACAAAACCAGCTTCAGCTACGTTAGTTTCAGTTGATAAAAAGAACCAGTCCTCTCTTGTTAGATTGACGATTCATGAAGGTCGTTATCATCAAGTTAAAAAAATGTTTGATGCGATTGGATTCCCGGTGAAAAAATTACGTCGTGAACAATTTGGAACAATTGATGTTCAGGGATTAGCTGCAGGTGAATTTCGCCCTCTAACACCTCATGAAGTTAAAACCTTATTAACAGCTGCGAATAGCACACAAGTTAAGAAAAAATTAAAATTTAATAAGATGCGTCAATTTTAA
- a CDS encoding spore maturation protein, whose translation MSAISGYVLPIFLLLVFLTAFINNTKAFDHFVEGAKEGMQTTIQLVPNIVGMIVGIKVFLASGIVEAIANVLQPVLDFIHVDAHVLPLMILRPLSGSAALSVTTDLISIHGPDSYLGRLASVMQGSTDTTIYIITVYFAAVGLSEMKHAMKLGLTADLIGFAASILAVSIFF comes from the coding sequence ATGTCAGCGATTAGTGGTTATGTTTTACCTATTTTTTTGCTACTTGTTTTTTTAACGGCATTCATTAATAATACAAAGGCGTTTGACCATTTTGTTGAAGGTGCTAAAGAAGGGATGCAAACGACGATTCAACTTGTTCCAAACATCGTAGGAATGATTGTTGGGATTAAAGTTTTCTTAGCTTCTGGTATTGTGGAGGCGATTGCCAACGTCCTACAACCCGTTCTTGATTTTATTCATGTTGATGCGCATGTCCTTCCTTTAATGATTTTAAGACCCTTATCTGGATCGGCAGCTTTGAGTGTAACGACTGATTTAATCTCTATACATGGTCCGGATTCCTATTTAGGAAGATTGGCATCGGTTATGCAGGGTAGTACAGATACGACGATTTATATTATTACAGTTTATTTTGCAGCTGTTGGGCTATCTGAGATGAAGCATGCGATGAAGTTAGGATTAACAGCCGATTTAATAGGGTTTGCTGCATCCATTTTAGCTGTGTCTATTTTCTTTTGA
- a CDS encoding spore maturation protein has translation MIHKIWMGLFTVGIIFSFLNGTTGDVNNAILAGAQEAINLLLYLAGIMIFWTGILQVANHSKMLDLLCHLLTPITRFLYPKLRADHPALKFLTTNMVSNLLGLGSAATPTGLKAMKELQATNPNPEKPSFEMYTLLVMNTAGFTIIPTTIIGLRHLYHSQNPSEVFVPILFASGITTIGGLLIHNIYSRLKRVQSSGDQGYDKRLERR, from the coding sequence ATGATTCATAAAATTTGGATGGGATTATTTACTGTCGGAATTATTTTTAGTTTTTTGAATGGAACAACGGGGGATGTTAATAATGCTATTTTAGCAGGAGCCCAAGAAGCGATTAATTTACTTCTTTATTTAGCCGGGATTATGATTTTTTGGACGGGAATTTTACAAGTAGCGAATCATTCTAAGATGCTTGATCTACTTTGTCATCTCTTAACACCTATTACTAGATTTTTGTATCCCAAACTTAGAGCAGATCACCCAGCTTTAAAGTTTTTAACAACGAATATGGTTAGTAACTTATTAGGTCTAGGGAGTGCGGCGACTCCTACGGGATTAAAAGCAATGAAAGAACTTCAGGCAACAAACCCAAATCCTGAAAAACCTAGCTTTGAAATGTATACTCTACTTGTCATGAATACAGCTGGATTTACGATTATCCCTACAACGATTATAGGACTTCGTCATTTATATCACTCACAAAATCCAAGTGAAGTATTTGTTCCTATTCTGTTTGCTTCTGGTATTACAACGATTGGAGGATTACTCATTCACAATATCTATAGTCGTTTAAAGCGAGTCCAATCATCGGGTGATCAAGGATACGATAAACGATTAGAAAGAAGGTGA